In one window of Rhinoderma darwinii isolate aRhiDar2 chromosome 7, aRhiDar2.hap1, whole genome shotgun sequence DNA:
- the WDR6 gene encoding tRNA (34-2'-O)-methyltransferase regulator WDR6, which yields MRLLCMTKMESQLLVAPITALEFVGDHLLAGEGPNLTVYSLRSRCLTSLRVTENVLAGYTIHGIKTSSAEGSDSSVLCVFGSKGLIVLNVGRRDHNISLSKVCQLRELRDWIWDIQWLGGDSPSTAYLGVALGHNSVACYDYRTGQVLKEIHCSEKCILYSAHFVGRTWAELALISGTVFNQLVIWGMSDQTDEEGRVEPRRRINGHDGVIFSIFYEPQRGILASASDDRSLRVWNVGSLANRDPDVQCLLVLYGHQARVWSVRLLPDHIISIGEDSACIVWSYSGDLIHSFKGHKGRGIRAVAVQDHLGLVATGGADSGIRLWQIKEKSSPSSNLLNLNFDSSKNIGVPKAITLADINCLVIMTDLGFIYTYNFSSKQWTLVLEDRTYKSYGLLDVVRLADSTLCAIGNITGSVKIFSLSCGHSCKELKHHEGKVHSLTWVVSSSGLSTDTCSLFSSGPNGVIVLLDVTCVSGNITSVTEKCRFLLPTCRQRWHTSLAFVPEEGFIVCGDRRGSLALFPMKVSGETGGETVKDVSSQSATNHQSSHFSIQEPVHVLFGIHGKLGVTSVACHDGFVYSSGRDGYYRQLKVEGRQLVMLRKLKSCKGMEWIESVSFTPAGDLDLLGFHSTDFVVWSTRTNEKLLCIPCGGGHRSWSYKKEGPTEVFSYIKSGDVFAFHSQPVERVQNVLKEPLHGRELTSVKFAGTIKNSCQEDLDVLITSSEDTTVNIWAFNRNPKHFHCLSTISDHLSSVKTLALARTTRDVEGLSTLLFTAGGRAQIEVYRLLIQVKEVNGSVTCQVVHLASHRLDEHWDRIKNKHRMLKMDPETRYLSITAVDKIPGSVNPDSSSVYLAAACSDGSVRFFVMSESSRKMTLVAESFYHQRCVLKIETFVHTSGNDSRVMLCSAATDGRIAFWDISGTISRADRMLEKENLQDLGPVCFTISAHQCGINSLCIQKTKDGQYLVASGGDDNSICVCWLTLDQMSKEGPRGDVQLLRSVSAHSAHVTGLHILRDDLLASVSVDQRLTLWELGDSGLQHVATRFCHVADVSELDCWTHNKDKEQLCVICGQGLEIVKCKY from the exons ATGAGACTTCTCTGTATGACTAAGATGGAGTCACAGCTGCTGGTGGCCCCAATTACCGCACTGGAGTTTGTGGGTGATCATCTTCTGGCTG gtgaaggCCCTAATCTGACCGTTTATAGCTTGAGAAGCCGCTGTTTGACGTCACTGAGGGTCACGGAGAACGTTCTTGCGGGTTACACCATCCATGGAATAAAGACGTCCAGTGCGGAAGGCTCGGACTCCTCTGTCTTGTGTGTGTTTGGAAGTAAAGGTCTTATCGTCCTGAATGTCGGCAGAAGAGATCACAATATAAGTCTGTCCAAAGTCTGCCAACTCCGAGAGCTGCGTGATTGGATATGGGACATTCAGTGGCTCGGGGGTGACTCGCCGTCTACCGCTTACCTTGGCGTAGCCTTGGGGCACAATTCTGTAGCATGTTATGACTACAGGACGGGTCAGGTCCTGAAGGAAATTCACTGCTCGGAAAAATGCATCTTGTATTCTGCTCATTTTGTAGGAAGAACCTGGGCAGAGCTGGCTCTAATCTCCGGGACGGTGTTCAACCAGCTCGTCATATGGGGTATGTCCGACCAAACCGATGAAGAAGGAAGAGTGGAGCCTCGAAGGAGAATAAACGGGCACGATGGCGTCATTTTCAGCATATTTTATGAACCGCAGAGAGGTATTTTGGCTTCGGCCTCCGATGATCGCAGCCTCCGGGTGTGGAACGTGGGCAGTCTGGCGAACCGCGATCCAGATGTCCAGTGTCTCCTCGTGTTGTACGGGCACCAAGCACGAGTGTGGTCAGTCCGACTTCTCCCCGACCATATCATCAGTATCGGGGAAGACTCTGCTTGTATCGTGTGGAGCTACAGTGGAGATCTTATTCATTCCTTTAAAGGTCACAAAGGTCGAGGCATCCGTGCCGTCGCCGTCCAAGACCACCTTGGTTTGGTGGCCActggtggagcagactctggaatCCGACTTTGGCAAATTAAAGAAAAATCTTCCCCGTCTAGCAACCTTTTGAACCTAAATTTTGATTCCTCAAAGAACATTGGGGTCCCGAAGGCGATAACGTTAGCGGATATTAATTGTCTTGTTATAATGACGGACTTGGGTTTTATATACACTTATAATTTTAGCAGCAAGCAATGGACCTTGGTCCTGGAAGATAGGACTTATAAATCATACGGTCTCCTAGATGTGGTCCGGTTGGCTGACTCCACCCTATGTGCCATCGGTAATATAACGGGCAGCGTTAAGATCTTCTCACTTTCATGTGGTCATTCTTGCAAGGAGCTCAAGCACCATGAAGGTAAAGTCCACAGCTTGACTTGGGTTGTCTCCTCATCGGGTTTGTCCACAGATACATGTAGCCTGTTTTCTTCTGGTCCCAATGGCGTAATAGTTTTGCTTGACGTCACGTGTGTGTCTGGAAATATCACATCTGTCACGGAGAAGTGTAGGTTTCTTCTACCCACCTGCAGGCAAAGATGGCACACCAGCTTAGCATTTGTGCCCGAAGAAGGTTTCATTGTATGTGGTGACCGTAGAGGTTCATTGGCGCTATTTCCTATGAAGGTCTCTGGGGAAACCGGTGGTGAAACCGTCAAGGACGTATCTTCACAAAGTGCCACCAACCATCAAAGTTCTCATTTTTCCATCCAAGAGCCAGTCCACGTTCTCTTTGGCATTCATGGAAAATTAGGTGTAACATCGGTGGCGTGCCACGACGGCTTCGTGTACAGCAGTGGACGAGATGGATATTACCGGCAGTTGAAGGTGGAAGGACGCCAGTTGGTCATGCTCCGCAAACTCAAGTCTTGCAAGGGGATGGAATGGATTGAAAGTGTGTCCTTCACACCCGCCGGAGACTTAGACCTTCTTGGTTTCCACTCCACTGACTTTGTGGTGTGGAGTACGAGAACCAATGAGAAGCTGCTCTGTATCCCTTGTGGTGGAGGACACCGGTCTTGGAGCTACAAGAAAGAAGGTCCCACAGAAGTGTTTTCCTACATCAAATCTGGTGATGTATTCGCCTTCCATAGTCAACCGGTGGAAAGAGTCCAGAACGTATTAAAGGAACCCCTGCATGGCCGAGAACTGACTAGCGTTAAGTTTGCCGGAACGATCAAGAATTCGTGCCAGGAAGATCTTGACGTTCTTATTACAAGCAGTGAAGACACCACCGTTAATATATGGGCCTTCAATAGAAACCCCAAACACTTTCATTGCCTTTCCACCATAAGTGACCATCTCTCCAGCGTGAAAACGTTGGCTTTAGCCAGGACCACACGTGACGTTGAGGGTCTCTCCACCCTATTGTTCACAGCCGGGGGTAGAGCTCAGATTGAGGTTTATCGGTTGTTGATCCAAGTGAAGGAGGTTAACGGCAGCGTTACGTGTCAAGTCGTCCACTTAGCTTCCCACCGCCTGGACGAGCACTGGGATAGAATCAAGAATAAACATCGAATGctgaagatggatcctgaaaccaG ATACTTGTCAATAACGGCAGTGGATAAGATTCCAGGCAGCGTGAATCCTGATTCCTCCAGCGTGTATCTGGCGGCTGCTTGCAGCGATGGATCTGTAAG atTTTTTGTGATGAGTGAGAGTTCTCGAAAAATGACTTTGGTAGCGGAGTCCTTCTACCACCAGCGCTGTGTACTGAAAATAGAGACTTTTGTCCATACTTCTGGCAATGATTCGAG AGTCATGCTGTGCAGCGCTGCTACTGATGGGCGCATTGCATTTTGGGATATATCTGGTACAATATCCCGGGCTGACCGGATGCTGGAGAAGGAAAATTTGCAGG ATCTGGGACCTGTTTGCTTTACTATCTCCGCTCACCAGTGTGGGATTAACAGTCTCTGTATCCAGAAGACTAAGGATGGTCAATACCTGGTCGCCAGCGGAGGAGATGACAATTCCATCTGCGTTTGTTGGTTAACATTGGACCAGATGTCTAAGGAGGGTCCAAGAGGAGATGTCCAACTTCTCCGGTCAGTCTCTGCTCACTCCGCTCACGTCACCGGCCTGCACATCCTCCGGGATGACCTCTTAGCATCTGTGTCTGTGGATCAGCGTCTGACTCTTTGGGAACTTGGGGACAGTGGTCTGCAGCACGTGGCCACCAGATTCTGTCACGTGGCCGATGTGTCTGAGTTAGACTGTTGGACGCATAATAAGGATAAAGAGCAACTATGTGTGATCTGTGGACAAGGCCTGGAAATCGTGAAGTGCAAATACTAG
- the LOC142657484 gene encoding uncharacterized protein LOC142657484, with the protein MHRNSVSKKGRSDQGTSKRVTVMVPGHEAAAGTHVVSLTPRPYKNTEQSSALSPGGCSDRNSNRGTRQKTSADARCPENTSTEHVAQRGKISALPLIKKGANRVTALSIGNTGKRTDPKMSQTREKQPILASDMTPWVRASPSETSMSGLLHSIPSPKTCSDNMADCRQSQRETANQDSWSLKASPPEQTPVKDKGNGRAKLRGRTGVTKRRSFNKFYNLKLPPVPAVTELNFSRNFSFSFFELPQHQGPQHWIQRQKYVYMLMRQLQ; encoded by the exons ATGCACCGGAATAGTGTCTCCAAGAAAGGAAGGTCAGATCAAGGGACCTCTAAGAGGGTGACTGTGATGGTACCTGGTCACGAGGCTGCAGCTGGCACACATGTGGTATCGTTGACCCCTAGGCCCTACAAAAATACAGAACAGTCTTCAGCTTTATCTCCAGGAGGTTGTAGTGACAGGAACAGCAACAGAGGAACACGGCAGAAG ACGTCAGCCGACGCCAGATGCCCGGAAAACACCTCAACCGAACACGTGGCCCAGCGAGGAAAAATATCTGCTTTGCCGTTAATCAAGAAAGGAGCAAATAGGGTCACAG CGCTTAGCATCGGAAATACCGGAAAGAGAACAGACCCGAAGATGTCACAGACCAGGGAGAAGCAGCCCATCCTTGCCAGTGATATGACGCCATGGGTTAGAGCTTCTCCTTCAGAGACCTCGATGTCAGGTCTCCTTCACAGCATCCCATCCCCAAAGACGTGCTCCGACAACATGGCCGACTGCCGCCAAAGTCAGAGGGAGACTGCTAACCAGGACAGCTGGAGCCTGAAGGCAAGTCCCCCTGAACAGACACCAGTAAAAGACAAGGGTAATGGTAGAGCTAAACTCAGGGGCAGAACCGGAGTGACCAAGAGACGGTCCTTTAATAAATTCTACAACCTGAAATTACCTCCAGTCCCCGCAGTGACCGAGCTCAacttcagccgcaatttcagcttTTCATTTTTTGAGTTGCCTCAACACCAGGGTCCCCAGCACTGGATCCAGCGGCAgaaatatgtgtatatgttaatgAGACAGCTGCAATAA